From a single Cryptococcus neoformans var. neoformans B-3501A chromosome 3, whole genome shotgun sequence genomic region:
- a CDS encoding hypothetical protein (HMMPfam hit to GDC-P, Glycine cleavage system P-protein, score: 733.6, E(): 1.1e-217) has product MSVSILRRAARLPLSRQHQPLFARPLSISSIVLRPTSTSPTRSSTTATQPHPRSPSESFHPAPTSVFTPLDTFLPRHLGPREADIQAMLEVLGHKTLDEFVATTIPSEVRIDQLTNKEEKGKGLRALSELELRRRIEEIAAMNRPVKSYIGMGYHNAIVPPVIQRNVFENPAWYTAYTPYSPEQSQGRLESLINFQTVAISLTGLPIANASLLDEGTAAAEAMAMCLASVAKPKFNKGKKVFLVSPNVAPQTIEVLQTRASGFDIDLRIAESDANFLSEVESLGEAQLMGALVQYPDVNGEIGDWEEVATKVKATGAKMVVTTDLLALTMIKPPGEWGADIVCGNSQRFGVPAGYGGPHAAFFACTDDLKRKMPGRLVGLSKDSQGAPAYRLALQTREQHIRREKATSNVCTAQALLANMAAMYAVYHGPEGLRRIAGKVHSLTRVLSESLASLGFTTVNKAFFDTLTIDVSSAGVTAADVHTASVKAGINFRKIDDKTIGITLDESVGPLDLTDIINVFYAVKGQPAVEPEVLEALAQKLELSAESVTSPIATLARTTPFLTQPVFNKHHSETDMLRYMMHLQEKDYSLVHGMIPLGSCTMKLNSTSSMVPLSWKEFGGLHPFAPTDQAKGYEVIIKELENDLSLVTGYDATSVQPNSGASGEYAGLRVIQAYHESRGEGHRDVCLIPLSAHGTNPASAAMVGYKVVPIKALNDGSLDLADLKEKAEKHKDKLAAFMVTYPSTFGVFEEGIEEACQIVHDNGGQVYVDGANCNSLIGLTSLGRVGGDVSHTNLHKTFSIPHGGGGPGVGPISCKSHLAPFLPSHPIVPTGGSTPITAVSAAPYGSASINTISWAYIKMLGGEGLTTVSKIALLNANYIAERLKPYYNLRYSNKNGRVAHECLIDLAEFEKSAGLKVPDFSKRLQDYSFHPPTAQWPISTCWLIEPTESESKEEIDRFIEALISIRKEIDEIVSGEQSKDDNVFKNAPHPLSLLTADKWDRPYSREKAVFPVPGLKKSKFWPSVGRLDDAAGDLNLICECGSVEEYA; this is encoded by the exons ATGTCCGTGTCCATCCTGCGCAGAGCTGCACGACTGCCCCTCTCAAGGCAGCACCAGCCTCTTTTCGCTCGCCctctctcaatctcctccatcgTCCTCCGTCCCACCTCCACGTCTCCCACCAGATCATCCACCACTGCTACCCAGCCTCACCCAAGATCACCTTCAGAGTCATTCCACCCTGCCCCTACTTCTGTCTTCACACCACTTGACACTTTCCTCCCTCGTCACCTTGGCCCTCGTGAGGCTGATATTCAGGCCATGCTCGAGGTCCTTGGTCACAAGACTCTTGACGAGTTTGTGGCTACCACCATCCCCAGCGAGGTCAGAATTGATCAGCTTACAAacaaagaggagaagggcaAAGGTCTGAGAGCTTTGAGTGAGTTGGaattgaggaggagaataGAGGAAATTGCTGCTATGAACAGGCCCGTCAAGAGCTACATCGGTATGGG CTATCATAACGCTATCGTTCCCCCAGTTATCCAGCGTAACGTTTTTGAAAACCCGGCGTGGTACACTGCCTACACCCCATACTCTCCTGAACAATCCCAGGGTCGATTAGAATCTCTTATCAACTTCCAAACCGTGGCCATCTCACTCACTGGCTTGCCCATTGCCAATGCTTCTCTGCTTGACGAAGGTACTGCCGCCGCCGAAGCTATGGCCATGTGCCTTGCTTCCGTCGCCAAGCCCAAATTCAACAAGGGCAAAAAAGTGTTCCTCGTTTCCCCTAATGTAGCCCCGCAAACTATTGAGGTTCTCCAGACGAGGGCAAGCGGTTTTGATATTGACCTCAGGATCGCCGAGAGTGACGCCAACTTCCTCTCTGAAGTTGAGAGTCTCGGCGAGGCCCAGTTGATGGGTGCTTTAGTGCAATACCCGGATGTGAACGGTGAGATTGGCGACTGGGAAGAAGTCGCGACCAAGGTCAAGGCTACGGGAGCGAAGATGGTGGTCACGACTGACCTGCTCGCTTTGACCATGATCAAGCCCCCTGGAGAATGGGGTGCAGACATTGTCTGTGGTAACTCTCAGCGATTCG GTGTTCCTGCTGGTTACGGTGGTCCGCACGCCGCCTTCTTTGCCTGTACTGATGACctcaagaggaagatgccCGGACGACTTGTTGGTTTGAGTAAGGATTCTCAGGGTGCTCCTGCCTACCGATTGGCTTTGCAGA CCCGAGAGCAGCATATTCGACGTGAAAAGGCTACTTCCAACGTCTGTACTGCACAAGCTCTTCTCGCCAACATGGCCGCCATGTACGCCGTCTACCACGGGCCTGAAGGTCTTCGCCGAATTGCCGGCAAGGTTCATTCCCTCACTCGAGTCCTCTCTGAGTCCCTCGCATCCCTAGGCTTCACCACTGTCAACAAGGCCTTTTTTGACACCCTTACCATTGACGTTTCCAGCGCGGGTGTAACCGCTGCCGACGTCCACACCGCTTCGGTCAAGGCTGGTATCAACTTCCGAAAGATTGACGACAAGACTATCGGTATCACTCTTGACGAGAGTGTCGGTCCTCTTGATTTGACCGACATCATCAACGTGTTTTACGCTGTCAAGGGTCAGCCCGCTGTTGAGCCCGAAGTTCTCGAGGCCCTCGCTCAAAAGTTGGAGTTGTCTGCTGAGAGCGTCACTTCGCCTATCGCTACTCTTGCGCGAACGACCCCGTTCCTTACCCAGCCCGTGTTCAACAAGCACCACTCTGAGACCGACATGCTTCGTTACATGATGCACCTCCAGGAGAAGGACTACTCTCTTGTCCACGGTATGATCCCTCTTGGATCTTGCACCATGAAGCTCAACTCGACTTCTTCCATGGTACCCCTGTCTTGGAAAGAGTTTGGTGGTTTGCACCCTTTTGCCCCCACCGACCAGGCCAAGGGCTACGAGGTGATTATCAAGGAGCTCGAAAACGACTTGTCCCTTGTCACAGGCTATGATGCCACCTCGGTCCAGCCCAACTCTGGTGCTTCAGGCGAATATGCTGGTCTTCGCGTCATCCAGGCTTATCACGAGTCTAGGGGTGAGGGTCACCGAGACGTTTGCCTCATCCCTCTTTCCGCCCATGGTACCAATCCCGCAAGTGCTGCCATGGTCGGGTACAAGGTCGTGCCCATCAAGGCTTTGAATGATGGATCTTTAGACTTGGCCgatttgaaggagaaggcggagaAGCACAAGGATAAGCTTGCCGCGTTTATGGTCACTTACCCTTCTACCTTTGGTGTGTTCGAGGAAGGTATTGAGGAAGCTTGTCAAATTGTGCACGACAATGGTGGTCAAGTTTACGTCGATG GCGCCAACTGTAACTCGCTCATTGGCTTGACTTCTCTTGGTCGTGTCGGTGGTGATGTCTCCCACACCAACCTGCACAAGACCTTCTCTATCCCCcacggtggtggtggtccCGGTGTCGGCCCCATCTCTTGTAAATCCCACCTCgctcccttccttccctctcatccTATCGTCCCCACCGGTGGCTCTACCCCTATCACAGCCGTCTCTGCCGCTCCTTATGGCTCCGCAAGCATCAACACCATCTCATGGGCTTATATCAAGATGCTCGGGGGTGAAGGTCTTACTACCGTCTCCAAAATCGCGCTCCTTAACGCCAACTATATCGCCGAACGTCTCAAGCCTTACTACAATTTGCGATACTCGAACAAGAATGGTCGTGTCGCGCACGAATGTTTGATTGATTTGGCagagtttgagaagagcgCTGGTTTAAAGGTGCCCGACTTTTCCAAGAGGTTGCAGGACTACAGTTTCCACCCTCCTACCGCTCAATGGCCCATCTCTACCTGTTGGTTGATTGAGCCTACAGAGTCAGAGtccaaggaggagattgatCG ATTCATCGAAGCTCTTATCTCTATCCGAAAGGAAATTGACGAAATCGTCTCTGGTGAACAGTCCAAGGACGACAACGTCTTCAAGAAtgctcctcatcctttgAGCCTCTTGACTGCTGACAAGTGGGACAGGCCATACTCTAGGGAGAAAGCTGTCTTCCCTGTTCCtggattgaagaagagcaagttCTGGCCCAGCGTGGGCAGGTTGGATGACGCTGCTGGAGATCTCAACTTGATCTGTGAATGTGGCAGTGTGGAGGAGTACGCTTAA
- a CDS encoding hypothetical protein (HMMPfam hit to Brix, Brix domain, score: 207.4, E(): 2.6e-59), which yields MGRQRRKNRTHLKGPPKGETEENVPKSFVIKSGHVTKSISQLVRDTRKVMEPNTASRLRERPNARLRDYLTIAPSLKVTHLLAFTLTDAANVHLRVARFPQGPTMTFRVQKYSLMKDLFNSGLRNVGRSPAGEYRNPPLLVLNGFQQPQNGPALPQLRLMSTMFQGIFPPIQVEKSALPTFRRVLLISYSHVTGCISFRHFTITVRPHGVSRRVRKLLSSTVTSANPTSSKSRKTVDLSNTDDIADYLLRRTGSETSGASTAGYDSASETEASEAESDTNAVELPEDYVGRGNKKGERKAVRLVETGPRMEWRLIKVVEGLVGSKKGEGETVFHEFVHKSAKDANAQAQAHERKRKAKEARRAEQAANVARKKAERAKKKGKAVGDGEEDEDNDSEEEPDIEGLSDIDPEEELERLRERKVGFQDEDDDEDFEYEDRGANADDEDDDDWGEDVGAGEGDVTSDDEESSEDEEAKPPPKKRASGKRK from the exons ATGGGcaggcaaaggagaaagaataGAACTCATCTTAAAGGCCCCCCAAAGGGTGAAACAGAG GAGAACGTCCCCAAATCCTTTGTTATCAAATCGGGCCATGTCACCAAATCCATCTCTCAACTCGTCCGAGACACTCGAAAGGTCATGGAGCCTAACACTGCCTCCCGTCTCCGAGAACGTCCCAACGCCCGCTTAAGAGACTACCTCACCAttgctccttctctcaaagtcacccatcttctcgcATTCACCTTGACCGATGCCGCCAATGTCCACCTGCGAGTAGCTCGTTTCCCTCAGGGTCCCACTATGACATTTAGGGTGCAGAAGTATagtttgatgaaggacCTCTTCAATTCGGGTTTGCGAAATGTCGGCCGGAGTCCTGCGGGAGAATACAGAAATCCACCTTTG CTCGTATTGAACGGTTTCCAACAACCTCAAAATGGGCCCGCGCTTCCTCAACTTCGACTGATGAGCACTATGTTCCAAGGCATCTTCCCTCCTATCCAAGTTGAAAAG TCTGCTCTTCCCACCTTCCGTCGAgttctcctcatctcctaCTCTCACGTCACCGGATGTATTTCTTTCCGCCACTTCACCATCACCGTCCGACCCCATGGTGTCTCTCGACGAGTACGCAAACTCCTTTCCTCAACCGTAACATCAGCCAATcccacttcttcaaaatcCCGCAAGACTGTCGATTTGTCAAACACTGACGACATCGCCGACTATCTTCTCCGTCGAACTGGTTCTGAAACCTCGGGTGCGTCCACTGCAGGATATGACAGTGCATCTGAAACAGAGGCGAGCGAAGCTGAAAGCGACACCAATGCTGTCGAGCTTCCTGAAGACTATGTTGGACGAGGTAACAAGAAGGGCGAGCGAAAGGCCGTCCGATTGGTCGAGACTGGTCCCAGAATGGAATGGAGGTTGATCAAGGTCGTTGAAGGTCTTGTGGGAAGtaagaaaggagagggtgaGACAGTGTTCCACGAGTTTGTTCATAAGTCTGCCAAGGACGCGAATGCACAGGCTCAAGCACAtgagcggaagaggaaggcaaaggaagcTAGGCGAGCGGAACAAGCAGCGAACGttgcgaggaagaaggctgaaagggccaagaagaagggcaaggcgGTTGGtgatggcgaagaggatgaggacaaTGACAGCGAGGAGGAGCCGGATATCGAGGGTTTGTCAGATATTGACCCCGAGGAAGAGCTCGAGAGACTTCGAGAACGCAAGGTCGGGTTCCaagatgaggacgatgatgaagacttTGAGTATGAAGATAGAGGAGCGAATgcggatgatgaggatgatgatgactggggagaggatgttggTGCCGGAGAGGGCGATGTGACGtctgatgacgaggagagcagtgaggatgaagaggctaAGCCGCCTCCCAAAAAGAGGGCAAGTGGGAAACGCAAGTAg
- a CDS encoding hypothetical protein (HMMPfam hit to ICMT, Isoprenylcysteine carboxyl methyltransferase (ICMT) family, score: 140.2, E(): 4.6e-39), translated as MSDQTSQSPVSLPRTDQYDPRGSIPNTVFAVALIASILGAVGGSSLALASQTLFNAFAGTWARPQLGIYLGAMCIFHLMEFFTTAGWNPQKLSVDAFLLNNGRQYHFAHAIGLAEYFISSWLFPGKWNTFWGSFPWLTLVTLGMVAAQCIRSMAMIQAAQSFSHIVKSKKHDDHLLVTHGLYSWSRHPSYAGFFYWAVATQLLLGNIVSTLGFMIVLNKFFSARIVDEEKWLVKFFGNDYVEYRKRVGTKLPFYFSK; from the exons ATGTCAGACCAAACTTCCCAGAGCCCTGTGTCTCTACCAAGAACAGACCAATACGATCCACGCGGGTCTATCCCCAACACTGTTTTTGCTGTCGCCCTAATCGCTTCCATCCTCGGTGCAGTCGGGGGTAGctcccttgcccttgcctCACAAACCTTATTCAATGCCTTCGCCGGTACTTGGGCAAGACCTCAGCTGGGAATATATCTAGGTGCCATGTGTATCTTCCATTTGATGGAGTTCTTCACCACAGCCGGCTGGAATCCTCAAAAGCTCAGCGTGGATG CTTTCTTATTGAACAACGGCAGACAGTATCACTTTGCTCATGCTATAGGCTTAGCAGAATACTTTATCTCTTCATGGCTCTTCCCTGGGAAATGGAACACCTTCTGGGgttcttttccttggcTTACTCTCG TGACGCTTGGTATGGTGGCTGCACAATGTATCCGTAGCATGGCGATGATTCAAGCTGCGCAATCATTTTCCCATATCGTCAAGAGCAAAAAGCACGACGACCACTTGCTTGTCACCCATGGCCTCTATTC ATGGTCACGGCATCCTTCTTATGCTGGTTTCTTCTACTGGGCCGTGGCTACTCAGCTTCTCCTGGGAAACATTGTGTCAACTCTTGGTTTTATGATCGTCCTCAACAAATTCTTTTCGGCTCGTATCGTCG ACGAGGAAAAGTGGCTCGTCAAGTTCTTTGGGAACGACTACGTGGAGTACAGGAAACGTGTTGGAACCAAGCTTCCTTTTTACTTTTCCAAGTAA
- a CDS encoding hypothetical protein (HMMPfam hit to Ribosomal_L32p, Ribosomal L32p protein family, score: 47.7, E(): 3.3e-11): MAALQLTNRSLNTPFFSLRSFLPTLRSSWSTPCEASSSSSTLSSSLVAHAPSTSSPSLSSLFPSFSLESLLELIPPFLWASVPKKKVSHSRKNMRAANKGLKNKTNLSLCPACGSIKLTHHVCPTCYSQISRRWKEEARNQLPSALHSHP, from the exons ATGGCCGCTCTTCAATTAACAAACCGTTCTTTGAACACGCCTTTTTTCTCCCTCCGCTCTTTCCTCCCCACTCTTCGCTCTTCGTGGTCAACTCCGTGCGAAgcctcttcaagctcttccactctttcatcctccctGGTTGCACATGCTccatcaacctcctctccctcattatcatcacttttcccctccttctctctcgaATCCCTTCTCGAACTCATTCCTCCGTTTTTGTGGGCCAGTGTACCCAAGAAAAAGGTTTCACACTCCAGGAAGAACATGAGAGCTGCGAACAAGGGATTGAAGAACAAGACAA ATTTGTCACTGTGCCCAGCTTGCGGTTCCATCAAATTGACACATCACGTCTGTCCTACTTGCTATTCCCAAATATCTCGACG atggaaggaagaagctcgtAATCAACTCCCCTCCGCTCTCCACTCTCATCCATGA
- a CDS encoding hypothetical protein (Match to ESTs gb|CF194837.1|CF194837, gb|CF193954.1|CF193954, gb|CF193841.1|CF193841; HMMPfam hit to UPF0057, Uncharacterized protein family UPF0057, score: 80.2, E(): 5.3e-21), protein MAFTCSDIFKIILAIILPPLGVFLERGCGADLLINILLTILGYIPEALLKQRVDTSLIGIIHALYIILKY, encoded by the exons ATGGCTTTCACTTGTTCAGACATCTTCAAGATCATTTTGGCAATCATCTTGCCT CCTCTTGGTGTCTTCCTTGAGCGAGGATGTGGTGCCGATCTCCTTATCAAC ATCCTTTTGACCATTCTTGGTTACATCCCTG AAGCATTGCTCAAGCAACGTGTTGACACTTCTCTTATAGGTATCATCCACGCTCTTTACATTATTCTGAAGTATTGA
- a CDS encoding hypothetical protein (Match to ESTs gb|CF193755.1|CF193755, gb|CF194136.1|CF194136, gb|CF193561.1|CF193561; HMMPfam hit to Mt_ATP-synt_B, Mitochondrial ATP synthase B chain precursor (ATP-synt_B), score: 146.0, E(): 8.3e-41) — MASRFAIKSLRSAAIRPAIAPRAVVAQSARFLATQPTPDEKAASIINSVPSSSLFTKTGGVILGTGLTAAAVSSELYVANEETVLLVGFLVIATVIGKSVSAPYAEWANGQIEKVKSILNSAREEHTRAVTDRIDSVGQLKEVVPLTESLYAVAKETNKLEHENFILAQENAVKAELKSVLDSWVRYEQQQREAEQIALVKTVQANVEAELAKPAFKKQLLEEALAQVEQIAKSKAI; from the exons ATGGCCTCCCGATTCGCTATCAAGTCCCTTCGATCAGCGG CTATCAGGCCTGCGATTGCTCCCCGTGCCGTGGTTGCTCAGAG TGCCCGATTCCTCGCGACTC AGCCCACCCCGGATGAGAAGGCTgcctccatcatcaactCTGTCCCcagctcttctcttttcacCAAGACTGGCGGTGTTATCCTTGGTACCGGTTTGACCGCTGCCGCCGTCTCTTCTGAGCTCTAC GTTGCCAACGAGGAGACTGTCTTGCTCGTCGGTTTCCTTGTCATTGCTACCGTTATCGGCAAGTCCGTCTCTGCCCCTTATGCCGAGTGGGCGAACGGCCAAATCGAAAAGGTCAAGTCCATCCTCAACTCTGCCCGTGAGGAGCACACCCGTGCCGTCACCGACCGAATCGACTCCGTCGGCCAGCTCAAGGAGGTCGTTCCCCTCACCGAGTCTCTTTACGCCGTCGCCAAGGAGACCAATAAGCTCGAGCACGAGAACTTTATCCTCGCTCAGGAGAATGCCGTCAAGGCCGAGCTCAAATCTGTCCTTGACTCTTGGGTCAGGTAcgagcagcagcaaaggGAAGCTGAGCAGATTGCTCTTGTCAAGACTGTTCAGGCTAACGTCGAGGCGGAGCTTGCCAAGCCCGCTTTCAAGAAGCAGCTTTTGGAGGAGGCTTTGGCCCAGGTCGAAC AGATCGCTAAGAGCAAGGCTATCTAA
- a CDS encoding hypothetical protein (Match to ESTs gb|CF185105.1|CF185105, gb|CF185104.1|CF185104), with translation MSASNTDAYSAGTSGVDQKGNTYVAGSKADGSAGANAAQTAGDKVKGGWNVFHGTGEGIRGNINSFVDNIGEQIAGRDPAAAPQRSTAGGERPAEVTSKGADEFRTGVQQLRH, from the exons ATGTCAGCATCCAACACAGACGCCTATTCTGCCGGTACTTCCGGTGTCGACCAGAAGGGTAACACCTATGTTGCCGGCTCCAAAGCAGACGGCAGTGCAGGTGCCAATGCTGCTCAGA CTGCTGGGGATAAAGTCAAAGGTGGATGGAATG TATTCCATG GCACAGGCGAGGGCATTCGGGGCAACATCAACTCTTTCGTCGACAATATTGGAGAGCAGATTGCCGGACGAGATCCAGCCGCGGCACCCCAGAGGTCAACAGCCGGAGGCGAGAGGCCAGCAGAGGTCACTTCCAAGGGTGCGGACGAATTTAGGACTGGTGTGCAGCAATTGAGGCATTAG
- a CDS encoding hypothetical protein (Match to ESTs gb|CF183044.1|CF183044, gb|CF183043.1|CF183043, gb|CF194320.1|CF194320; HMMPfam hit to SNF7, SNF7, score: 152.4, E(): 9.8e-43): protein MSGWMSYFTGRKDTRESARDAIVGLRQQLLMLEKKEEFLQKKIEEEMKKAKANATGNKRLAMAALRQKKAHENELDRIAGTRLTLETQVNAIESANLNAETMVAMKKGADALKGIHSNLTAEGVDATMDKIREQMDLTNDISDAISNPVGMGIVLDEDDLKEELEALEQEQLDDRLAGADRVPSHLPASPVGQTTGRAAVEEDEDDEEAQLRKLQAELAM from the exons ATGTCAGGGTGGATGTCCTACTTCACAGGTCGCAAAGACACTCGAGAATCAGCTCGAGATGCCATTGTCGGCCTGCGCCAACAATTATTGATGCtcgaaaagaaggaagagtttttgcagaagaagattgaagaggagatgaagaaagcgaAGGCTAATGCTACCGGCAACAAGAGAT TGGCTATGGCGGCTCTTagacagaagaaggcacACGAGAACGAACTTGATAGGATCGCCGGCACAAGATTGACACTTGAGACTCAG GTGAACGCTATAGAATCAGCGAACTTGAATGCGGAGACAATGGTGgcaatgaagaagggtgcGGATGCTCTCAAGGGTATCCACAGCAATCT TACGGCCGAGGGTGTCGATGCTACAATGGACAAAATCAGGGAGCAAATGGACCTTACCAACGACATTTCCGATGCCATTTCCAACCCCGTGGGCATGGGTATTGTTCTTGACGAG GATGATCTTAAAGAAGAATTGGAGGCTCTCGAACAAGAACAGCTTGATGACCGGCTTGCAGGGGCAGACCGTGTCCCAAGTCACCTTCCTGCGTCACCCGTCGGGCAAACGACAGGAC GAGCCgcagtggaagaagatgaggatgacgaagaagccCAGCTTCGTAAACTCCAGGCTGAGCTTGCCATGTAA